In a single window of the Halobaculum lipolyticum genome:
- a CDS encoding AzlC family ABC transporter permease, whose translation MDSRLPPDLRDGVRDTLPLLLGIVPFALVAGVAGVEAGLTPLQTVGLSVVVFAGASQLAAIDLLGRDAALVTVVLTVVVINLRMVMYSASIAPYFRRLSARVRAGCAYVLTDQAYALALARYTSDRDRDSDTRRPYYYLGVALTLWIVWQAGTVVGVVFGAAVPDDWRLGFAVPLVFLALLVPAVSDAPSLAAAVVAAVVATVGAGLPFNAGLIAGALVGVVAGVGADRVGVGRDGGDGGGGGDPDPAEGHR comes from the coding sequence ATGGACAGTCGCCTCCCCCCGGACCTGCGCGACGGCGTTCGGGACACCCTCCCCCTGCTCCTCGGCATCGTCCCGTTCGCGCTCGTCGCGGGCGTCGCCGGGGTCGAGGCCGGGCTGACGCCGCTGCAGACGGTCGGTCTCTCGGTCGTCGTGTTCGCCGGCGCCTCCCAGCTCGCGGCCATCGACCTGCTGGGCCGCGACGCCGCCCTCGTCACCGTCGTCCTCACCGTCGTCGTGATCAACCTCCGAATGGTGATGTACTCGGCCTCCATCGCGCCGTACTTCCGGCGTCTCTCGGCGCGCGTCCGGGCCGGCTGCGCGTACGTCCTCACCGACCAGGCGTACGCGCTGGCGCTCGCGCGGTACACGAGCGACCGCGACCGCGACAGCGACACCCGCCGCCCGTACTACTACCTCGGCGTCGCGCTCACGCTGTGGATCGTGTGGCAGGCGGGCACCGTCGTCGGCGTCGTGTTCGGCGCCGCGGTGCCCGACGACTGGCGCCTCGGCTTCGCGGTGCCGCTCGTATTCCTCGCGTTGCTGGTGCCGGCCGTCTCGGACGCCCCGAGCCTCGCGGCCGCCGTCGTCGCCGCGGTCGTCGCGACCGTCGGCGCCGGACTCCCGTTCAACGCCGGCCTGATCGCCGGCGCGCTCGTCGGCGTCGTGGCGGGCGTCGGCGCCGACCGGGTCGGCGTCGGCCGGGACGGCGGTGACGGCGGTGGCGGCGGGGACCCCGACCCCGCGGAGGGGCACCGGTGA
- a CDS encoding AzlD domain-containing protein, with amino-acid sequence MTTTYGPLSIWAVIVAGGVATFAIRLSFIHLFGRIDEVPPWIQRALVYVPAAVFAALVAPDFAPAAATIEAVVRPEVVGGLAAVLAAWYTEDVLWTVGAGMAGLHLARFLL; translated from the coding sequence GTGACGACCACCTACGGCCCGCTGTCGATCTGGGCGGTGATCGTCGCCGGCGGGGTCGCCACCTTCGCGATCCGGCTGTCGTTCATCCACCTGTTCGGCCGCATCGACGAGGTGCCGCCGTGGATCCAACGGGCGCTGGTGTACGTTCCCGCCGCGGTGTTCGCGGCGCTCGTCGCGCCCGACTTCGCGCCCGCGGCGGCGACGATCGAGGCGGTGGTGCGACCCGAGGTCGTCGGCGGACTGGCGGCGGTGCTCGCGGCGTGGTACACCGAGGACGTGCTGTGGACGGTCGGCGCCGGGATGGCGGGGCTCCACCTCGCGCGGTTCCTGTTGTGA